In the uncultured Methanobacterium sp. genome, one interval contains:
- a CDS encoding PAS domain S-box protein: MNKTQLLSFKNAYCISIIIVISFTVISLFLQDQSTIKTIFGDLSSPLIEILVIASLFYTAYRSSRQGKHMQIAWALLGVALLCYATGDVIWGVLELGYNQNPFPSVADIFYLLFYPFFVMGVYFFPREHFNRLEELKIILEIGIMILTVGLILWIFLIEPNLSRQENLFNIIISITYIIGDFILLFALMRLIYSRFKEEYHNPMMLLGLGVIALIVSDCIYSYQNLQGTYISGGLLDIGWIIGILLVGLAAFLHTSGEKYDFYRYIKFLPLAKRSNLVTYLPLFCVLIAFILLFWANRIQPKPNITLITAVVGTIILMVVFRQLLTEKALASSEKSYRELVDNSLVGIYKTNLAGDIVFANDSLAKIFQFESVEDFKAKKTTELYKNPETRNKFIYKLKNEGKLNQYELEMVSNTGNTINMLLSANLTDDIISGMLMDITSRKIAEKALQDNEEKYRTLFESNPNYTLLLNLDGRILDINGAASEFMGLTPEKVIGRNLLELRIFQEEDVDFLREKFSQAVKGETVKLAQYKLINKKGEYNWVQSQLVPIKKDGEIYSILVIDTDITERKNAIDNLKSSVNEKEILIKEIHHRVKNNMQIISSLLNLQSQHLTDDEKVARDVLKESQNRVKSMAMIHEKLYQSKDFTHIKFEDYVQRLVSDLFYSYNTTVKKVKFRVDVENVDLNMETAVPCGLIISELFSNSLKHAFPHGREGEVYVSLKKEDGEYELVISDNGIGIPHDFNFKHPESLGLQLINNLTKQLDGEIKLDRSHGTKFIITFKELTYKKRL; the protein is encoded by the coding sequence ATGAATAAAACGCAACTATTATCCTTTAAAAATGCATATTGTATATCAATTATTATTGTAATTAGTTTTACAGTTATTTCGTTATTCCTACAGGACCAATCTACCATTAAGACTATTTTTGGTGACTTAAGCAGCCCATTAATTGAAATACTGGTGATAGCCAGTTTATTTTACACTGCATACCGCTCCAGTAGGCAGGGAAAGCATATGCAAATCGCCTGGGCACTCCTTGGAGTGGCACTTTTATGTTACGCTACAGGAGATGTGATATGGGGAGTTTTAGAACTGGGCTATAACCAAAATCCATTTCCCTCGGTAGCTGACATCTTTTACCTGTTATTTTATCCTTTTTTTGTTATGGGTGTCTATTTTTTCCCAAGGGAGCATTTCAACCGTTTGGAAGAGTTGAAAATCATCCTGGAAATAGGAATCATGATATTAACTGTTGGCCTTATTTTATGGATTTTCCTTATAGAACCCAATCTTTCCCGCCAGGAAAATTTATTTAATATTATAATATCCATAACCTACATTATCGGTGATTTTATTCTTCTATTTGCCCTGATGAGACTCATCTACAGCAGGTTTAAAGAAGAATATCACAACCCAATGATGCTACTCGGACTGGGGGTTATTGCTTTAATTGTAAGTGATTGCATCTATTCCTATCAGAATCTACAGGGAACCTACATTTCAGGAGGTTTACTTGATATTGGGTGGATAATCGGCATACTGCTGGTGGGTTTAGCAGCCTTTTTACATACCAGTGGTGAAAAATACGATTTTTATAGATATATTAAATTTTTACCCCTCGCCAAAAGATCAAATCTTGTCACTTATCTACCTCTTTTCTGTGTATTAATTGCGTTCATTTTACTGTTTTGGGCCAATAGAATCCAACCCAAACCAAACATAACATTAATCACAGCAGTGGTTGGAACTATCATTTTAATGGTGGTCTTTCGCCAGTTACTTACTGAAAAAGCCCTGGCCTCAAGCGAAAAAAGTTACCGTGAGCTGGTGGATAATTCTCTGGTTGGGATATATAAAACCAACCTGGCTGGAGATATAGTTTTTGCCAATGATTCCCTGGCTAAAATATTCCAATTTGAAAGTGTGGAGGATTTCAAGGCAAAAAAAACCACAGAGTTATATAAAAATCCTGAAACAAGGAATAAATTTATTTATAAACTTAAAAATGAAGGTAAATTAAATCAGTATGAATTAGAAATGGTTTCCAATACAGGTAACACTATTAACATGTTATTAAGTGCTAATTTGACAGATGATATTATTTCAGGCATGTTAATGGATATCACCAGCCGTAAAATAGCAGAAAAAGCACTTCAAGATAATGAGGAGAAATACCGCACTCTTTTTGAATCCAATCCAAATTACACCCTGCTTTTAAATTTAGATGGTCGTATCCTAGACATTAACGGTGCTGCTTCAGAATTTATGGGTTTAACTCCAGAGAAAGTAATTGGTAGAAACCTCCTGGAACTTAGAATATTCCAAGAGGAAGATGTCGATTTTCTGAGGGAAAAATTTTCACAAGCTGTAAAAGGAGAGACGGTAAAACTAGCCCAGTACAAGTTGATTAACAAAAAAGGTGAATACAACTGGGTTCAATCGCAATTAGTCCCCATTAAGAAGGATGGTGAAATTTATTCCATCTTAGTGATTGACACCGATATAACTGAAAGGAAAAATGCCATTGACAACCTGAAATCGTCGGTGAATGAGAAGGAGATCCTGATTAAGGAGATACACCACCGGGTGAAAAATAACATGCAGATCATATCCAGTTTACTCAATCTGCAAAGCCAGCACCTGACTGATGATGAGAAAGTTGCAAGGGACGTTTTAAAGGAGAGCCAGAACCGGGTTAAATCCATGGCCATGATCCATGAAAAACTGTACCAATCCAAAGATTTCACCCATATAAAATTTGAAGACTATGTCCAGAGACTTGTTTCTGATTTATTCTATTCATACAACACCACCGTAAAAAAGGTTAAGTTCAGGGTAGATGTGGAGAATGTTGACCTGAATATGGAGACTGCAGTTCCCTGTGGATTGATAATAAGTGAACTGTTCTCCAACAGCCTAAAACACGCATTCCCTCATGGAAGAGAAGGAGAAGTGTATGTATCTCTTAAAAAAGAAGATGGAGAATATGAGCTGGTAATAAGCGATAATGGCATTGGCATTCCCCATGATTTCAACTTTAAACACCCAGAATCACTTGGTCTGCAACTGATAAATAATTTAACAAAACAACTGGATGGTGAGATAAAACTTGATAGAAGTCATGGCACTAAATTTATAATCACATTTAAAGAATTAACCTATAAAAAAAGGCTTTAA